In Nitrosophilus alvini, the following are encoded in one genomic region:
- a CDS encoding PAS domain S-box protein, translating to MKKIKLTRRPLRKFTLLYVEDSVLEQKKMLPVLNFYFPKIHVASNGKEGLEIFEKTEPDIVISDTKMPEMDGISMAKEIRKINKHVPIILFGNKSTDCLLEAIEAKVDRYLLKPVDIKKLHEILEETETKIFLEKARSYNTFLLHQYKQAIDSSNIVSKTDINGIITYVNDEFCKISGYSREELIGKNHNIVRHPDIPKEVYEKFWNTILSKKIWKGTVKNRAKDGSTFYVNTTVVPIVDSNGKIVEFVAIRYDVTESVKLQERLKRKEEDLEKLNRELERRVEEQTRKLRELNLTLEKRVIKEVEKNRQKDKLMFQQARLASLGEMIGNIAHQWRQPLMELGILLYNIKKRHDENTLDKKMMQTLYEKSNSIIERMSQTISDFQNFFKPNKKKESFNIEKVIKDSLTIVEGSLEKSGIEIKMDIEKNISIEGYSNEFSQVIVNIINNAKDVLNQKNPENKKIEISVKTKSEQTGNGKKDFVEIFIKDNGGGIDKKIIDKIFEPYFTTKHSKQGTGIGLYMSKMIIEQSMNGTLEARNHDDGAEFIIKLPLEYEKDGKLQKTA from the coding sequence ATGAAAAAGATAAAACTTACGCGCAGACCGCTTAGAAAATTTACTCTGCTTTATGTAGAAGACTCGGTATTGGAACAAAAAAAGATGCTACCTGTTCTGAACTTCTATTTTCCAAAAATTCATGTAGCATCAAACGGAAAAGAGGGATTGGAAATTTTTGAAAAAACAGAACCGGATATCGTAATCAGCGATACAAAGATGCCCGAAATGGACGGCATATCTATGGCAAAAGAGATTAGAAAAATAAATAAACATGTTCCGATTATACTTTTTGGCAATAAAAGTACGGACTGTCTTCTTGAGGCTATTGAGGCGAAAGTTGACAGATATCTGTTGAAACCCGTCGATATAAAAAAACTTCATGAGATTCTTGAAGAGACGGAAACAAAAATTTTTCTGGAAAAAGCCAGAAGCTATAACACTTTTCTGCTGCATCAATATAAACAGGCTATAGACAGTAGCAATATAGTTTCAAAAACGGATATCAATGGCATAATTACCTATGTAAATGACGAATTTTGCAAAATATCGGGATATTCAAGAGAAGAGTTAATAGGCAAAAATCACAATATCGTAAGACATCCTGATATTCCGAAAGAGGTGTATGAAAAATTCTGGAATACAATTCTTTCAAAAAAAATCTGGAAAGGCACAGTTAAAAACAGAGCAAAAGACGGAAGTACTTTTTATGTGAATACAACTGTAGTGCCGATAGTGGATTCAAACGGCAAAATTGTAGAATTTGTAGCAATAAGATATGATGTAACCGAATCGGTCAAACTTCAGGAGAGGTTGAAAAGAAAAGAAGAGGACCTGGAAAAACTCAATCGCGAACTTGAAAGAAGAGTCGAGGAGCAGACAAGAAAACTAAGAGAACTCAATCTTACTCTTGAAAAAAGAGTAATCAAAGAGGTTGAGAAAAACAGACAGAAAGACAAACTGATGTTTCAGCAGGCGCGTCTTGCTTCTTTGGGCGAAATGATAGGAAATATAGCTCATCAGTGGAGACAGCCGCTTATGGAGCTTGGAATTTTACTATATAACATAAAAAAGCGACATGATGAGAATACATTAGATAAGAAAATGATGCAGACTCTGTATGAAAAAAGCAACTCTATCATAGAAAGAATGTCCCAAACTATAAGTGATTTTCAGAATTTTTTCAAACCCAACAAGAAGAAAGAGAGTTTCAATATAGAAAAGGTTATAAAAGACTCTTTGACAATAGTTGAAGGAAGTCTTGAAAAAAGTGGAATCGAGATAAAAATGGATATAGAGAAAAATATCTCCATAGAGGGATATTCCAATGAATTTTCTCAGGTAATTGTCAATATAATAAATAATGCGAAAGATGTATTAAATCAGAAAAATCCTGAAAACAAAAAGATAGAAATAAGTGTGAAAACCAAGAGTGAGCAGACAGGCAACGGGAAAAAAGATTTTGTTGAAATTTTTATAAAAGATAACGGAGGAGGGATTGATAAAAAGATTATTGATAAAATTTTTGAACCATATTTTACTACCAAACATAGTAAACAAGGAACCGGCATAGGCCTTTATATGTCAAAAATGATTATTGAACAGAGTATGAACGGTACTCTTGAAGCCAGAAATCATGATGATGGTGCAGAATTTATAATTAAACTACCTTTGGAGTATGAGAAAGATGGAAAATTGCAAAAAACTGCTTAA
- a CDS encoding sulfite exporter TauE/SafE family protein, which yields MSIVTVAFLGSLGHCIGMCGGFVIAYTTAKVDPSKGKLNSLLAHLIYNTGRTFSYAIIGAVFGFLGSILLISAKTQGALYLAIGLFMVLMGISLTGNLKFLTSIEVSLTKYTFFKKLFSKLIHSKTLPSFFFLGMLNGFLPCGLVYFFAASAAATGSPFWGAIVMTIFGLSTIPVLFGLGTIAGFLKSSNFRNLMIRLASVVIILYGFYIIYKGYWFIFDPNASIHTCH from the coding sequence TTGAGTATAGTCACTGTTGCTTTTTTGGGTAGTCTTGGGCACTGCATAGGGATGTGCGGGGGATTTGTCATAGCGTATACGACAGCGAAAGTAGATCCGTCCAAAGGAAAACTGAACTCTCTTCTGGCACATCTGATTTACAATACCGGAAGAACTTTTTCTTATGCTATTATAGGTGCAGTATTTGGATTTTTGGGAAGTATTCTGCTGATTTCTGCCAAAACACAGGGTGCACTCTATCTGGCAATCGGTCTTTTTATGGTTTTGATGGGTATCTCATTGACAGGGAATCTTAAATTTTTGACTTCTATAGAGGTCTCTCTTACAAAATATACCTTTTTTAAAAAACTGTTTTCAAAACTGATACATTCAAAAACGCTTCCAAGTTTCTTTTTTCTTGGTATGCTCAACGGATTTCTTCCCTGCGGACTTGTCTATTTCTTTGCAGCCTCTGCAGCCGCTACAGGTTCGCCTTTTTGGGGTGCGATAGTTATGACAATTTTCGGACTCTCCACTATTCCCGTTCTTTTCGGGCTTGGTACAATTGCAGGATTTTTGAAAAGCAGCAATTTTAGAAATTTAATGATTAGATTAGCTTCCGTTGTTATAATCTTATATGGATTTTATATAATATATAAAGGATATTGGTTCATTTTTGATCCAAACGCATCTATTCATACATGTCACTGA
- a CDS encoding TonB-dependent receptor, which produces MRNKIVLSLVLGSALFAQSVTVEKVIIESEAERSVEKEVSAVEIEFTRQQDLAEILSQSLPEINLVRASAIGNDLLLRGFKRDDINVLIDGAKIYGGCPNRMDPPSMHISASQIDTVVVKEGPFDVENFGSMGGVIDVKTKDPKKGLEGELSLTAGSFDYKKISVTGNAGDDKIKILMGYSRESSDQYKDGDGKTLAQQNIEALGATADDAYKPEYKDKKAYKRDILWTKANISVADNQEAKLSVYKDKATDVLYPAFKMDAQLDETVMANGEYVIKNLSEYSDKLAVKAYYSHVRHDMGTEFRNASSNPMKYGTHRVRSTIKGTKIENSFAASGVKWKVGVDTSLRNWNGMYLREPAENPVQVRIPDVDTKNRALFAKAVKNIGNYTIKVGARYDKTDIDANNLDDPTIVSIADIQNYFAGKTSKTYNNFSANLVAKYNYSKDSSVFIGFGQGIRVPDAQELYAIMYMSGMWMRQGNPDLKETKNREVDLGFETKIADVKFRGTLFYSDLKDYIYAYKKGNTLTWANIDAHIYGGDISAFALLTDEISLEGSIAYQRGKKDTQPSATQTDEDMAQIPPLRGRVAITYDNGDWFGSIEGVAQKGYSSYDEDNGEQAVGGWGVVNLKAGKEITDSLRVNAGIDNLFDKTYAANNTYVGRALVGDTAPLLINEPGRYIYANLNYRF; this is translated from the coding sequence ATGAGAAATAAAATCGTACTGTCACTAGTTCTTGGTTCCGCACTTTTTGCCCAAAGCGTTACAGTAGAAAAGGTGATAATAGAAAGCGAAGCCGAAAGGAGTGTTGAAAAAGAGGTAAGTGCAGTTGAGATAGAGTTTACAAGACAGCAGGACCTGGCTGAAATACTATCTCAATCGCTTCCGGAAATAAATCTTGTAAGAGCCAGTGCGATAGGAAACGATCTGCTTCTTAGAGGTTTCAAAAGAGATGATATAAATGTTTTGATTGACGGAGCCAAAATCTACGGTGGATGTCCCAACAGAATGGATCCTCCTTCTATGCACATATCCGCTTCCCAGATAGATACGGTTGTTGTAAAAGAGGGACCTTTTGATGTTGAGAACTTTGGAAGTATGGGAGGAGTGATCGATGTCAAGACTAAAGATCCCAAAAAAGGTCTTGAAGGGGAGCTCTCTTTGACCGCAGGAAGTTTTGACTATAAAAAAATATCTGTTACCGGAAATGCTGGAGACGACAAAATAAAAATACTGATGGGTTACTCCCGTGAGTCCAGTGATCAGTACAAAGACGGCGACGGCAAAACTCTTGCCCAACAGAATATTGAAGCTTTGGGTGCGACGGCAGATGATGCCTATAAACCTGAATATAAAGATAAAAAAGCGTATAAAAGAGATATATTATGGACCAAAGCCAATATTTCAGTAGCAGACAATCAGGAGGCGAAACTGAGTGTTTACAAAGACAAAGCAACCGATGTTTTGTATCCCGCTTTCAAGATGGATGCGCAACTTGACGAAACTGTAATGGCGAACGGAGAGTATGTAATAAAAAATCTTTCAGAATATTCTGACAAACTTGCTGTGAAAGCTTACTATTCTCATGTAAGACACGATATGGGAACCGAATTTAGAAATGCCTCATCAAATCCTATGAAATATGGAACTCACAGGGTTAGAAGTACTATAAAGGGTACGAAAATCGAAAACTCTTTTGCTGCTTCCGGTGTGAAATGGAAAGTGGGAGTGGATACATCTCTTAGAAACTGGAACGGTATGTATCTGCGCGAACCAGCCGAAAATCCTGTACAGGTAAGAATTCCCGACGTTGATACTAAAAACAGAGCCCTTTTTGCAAAAGCGGTCAAAAATATCGGAAACTATACTATCAAAGTAGGCGCAAGATACGATAAAACAGATATCGATGCAAACAATCTTGATGATCCTACTATCGTATCAATAGCGGATATACAAAACTATTTTGCAGGTAAAACTAGCAAGACATACAATAATTTCAGCGCAAATCTGGTTGCCAAATATAACTATTCGAAAGATAGTTCCGTATTTATAGGCTTCGGACAGGGTATCAGGGTGCCGGATGCACAGGAGCTATATGCGATAATGTATATGAGTGGGATGTGGATGAGACAAGGAAATCCTGATCTCAAAGAGACGAAAAACAGAGAAGTAGATCTTGGATTCGAAACAAAAATTGCTGATGTAAAATTTAGAGGAACTCTTTTTTACAGCGATCTGAAAGACTATATATACGCGTACAAAAAAGGAAACACACTTACTTGGGCAAATATAGATGCCCATATATATGGAGGAGATATCTCCGCATTTGCACTTCTTACAGATGAGATTTCGCTTGAAGGTTCTATTGCATACCAAAGAGGTAAAAAAGATACACAACCAAGTGCTACACAGACTGATGAGGATATGGCCCAAATCCCTCCTCTTAGAGGAAGAGTTGCTATTACATACGATAATGGCGACTGGTTTGGAAGTATCGAAGGGGTTGCACAGAAAGGTTACAGCAGTTATGATGAAGATAACGGAGAACAGGCTGTCGGCGGTTGGGGAGTAGTAAATCTCAAAGCGGGCAAAGAGATAACCGACTCACTCAGGGTAAATGCTGGTATCGATAATCTTTTCGATAAAACTTATGCGGCAAACAATACATATGTTGGGAGAGCTCTTGTAGGAGATACTGCACCTCTGCTTATAAATGAACCGGGAAGATACATATATGCAAATTTAAACTACAGATTTTGA
- the carA gene encoding glutamine-hydrolyzing carbamoyl-phosphate synthase small subunit, with translation MKKVWVYLENGIFLEARSFGAEGTRTGEIVFNTSMTGYQEIVSDPSYAGQFITFTMPEIGNVGTNADDMESAGAYAKGIIVRNYQKRYSNFRAQSSLEDFLKRFDIMGITDIDTRFLTKVLREEGSMMMIASTEISDAGELKKILSQSPRIEEINYIKEVSTKKSYLHKSATYDAKEFCYKAPPKPKAKIIAIDFGVKRNILNNLTQAGLEVEVVPHNFKAEDLIEKYEKGEIDGVFLSNGPGDPLLLKDEHKEIKKLIDAKIPMFAICLGHQLLSISHGYPTFKLKFGHHGGNHPVKNVKTGRVEITAQNHNYNVPENIKEVAEVTHMNLFDNTIEGLKYKNSPIFSVQHHPEASPGPHESAYVFEEFAKAVVECKKNRSI, from the coding sequence ATGAAAAAAGTATGGGTATATCTTGAAAACGGGATATTTTTGGAAGCCAGAAGTTTTGGAGCAGAGGGAACGAGAACCGGCGAAATTGTATTTAATACGTCAATGACAGGCTATCAGGAGATTGTGAGTGATCCGAGCTATGCCGGCCAGTTTATAACTTTTACGATGCCAGAAATCGGAAATGTGGGAACCAATGCTGATGATATGGAGAGTGCCGGGGCATATGCAAAAGGAATAATCGTAAGAAACTATCAGAAAAGATACTCCAATTTCAGAGCCCAGAGTTCACTTGAAGATTTTTTGAAAAGATTTGATATTATGGGAATAACAGATATAGATACCAGATTTTTGACAAAGGTTCTCAGAGAAGAAGGCTCTATGATGATGATAGCTTCAACCGAAATATCGGATGCGGGTGAGCTGAAAAAGATACTAAGCCAAAGCCCGAGAATTGAAGAGATAAACTATATCAAAGAGGTAAGTACAAAGAAAAGCTATCTGCATAAAAGTGCAACATATGATGCAAAAGAGTTCTGTTATAAAGCGCCTCCGAAACCGAAGGCTAAAATCATCGCTATAGATTTCGGGGTAAAAAGAAATATACTCAATAATTTAACCCAAGCAGGTCTCGAAGTAGAAGTAGTTCCTCATAACTTTAAAGCAGAGGACTTGATAGAAAAATACGAAAAAGGTGAAATTGACGGAGTTTTTTTATCTAACGGACCGGGCGATCCGCTTCTTCTTAAAGATGAGCATAAAGAGATAAAAAAACTTATTGATGCAAAAATACCTATGTTTGCCATATGCCTTGGACATCAGCTCCTTTCCATTTCGCACGGATATCCTACTTTCAAACTCAAATTCGGTCATCACGGAGGAAACCATCCTGTTAAAAATGTCAAAACGGGTAGAGTGGAGATAACAGCTCAAAATCACAACTATAATGTTCCTGAAAATATAAAAGAGGTTGCAGAAGTTACACATATGAATCTTTTTGACAATACTATAGAAGGACTAAAATATAAAAATTCTCCGATTTTTTCGGTACAACATCATCCTGAAGCCAGTCCAGGTCCTCATGAAAGTGCATATGTGTTCGAAGAGTTTGCTAAGGCTGTAGTGGAGTGTAAAAAGAATAGGAGTATCTGA
- a CDS encoding DUF507 family protein yields the protein MRLRLPHAPYVANKIAIDLAKSGFVTMTKGIEPVAEAAKELLEDDLKKEAALEERVKEIIEENEEEIEFMLADPKQLFWMIKKKLAPEYGVILDFEDRYNDLAHKILDRLYEDDLIRYDVPENKVKNIIFNAIMDYIGTYEDIEEAVLEKISHYKRKLIPGSEEFEMVFQKMYEDELKRRGML from the coding sequence ATGAGACTTAGATTGCCTCATGCGCCGTATGTAGCGAATAAGATAGCGATAGACCTTGCAAAAAGCGGATTTGTAACAATGACAAAAGGCATTGAGCCTGTAGCTGAAGCGGCCAAAGAACTTCTTGAGGATGATCTTAAAAAAGAGGCTGCTTTAGAAGAGAGAGTCAAAGAGATTATAGAAGAAAATGAAGAAGAGATAGAGTTTATGCTTGCGGATCCGAAACAGCTTTTCTGGATGATAAAGAAAAAACTGGCACCGGAATATGGTGTGATACTTGATTTTGAGGACAGATACAATGATCTTGCCCATAAAATACTGGACAGACTATATGAAGACGACCTTATAAGGTATGATGTACCGGAAAATAAAGTAAAAAATATCATTTTTAATGCGATAATGGATTATATAGGGACATATGAGGATATAGAAGAGGCTGTTCTGGAAAAGATATCGCATTATAAAAGAAAGCTGATACCCGGTTCTGAAGAGTTTGAGATGGTTTTTCAAAAAATGTATGAAGATGAACTGAAAAGAAGAGGTATGCTGTAG
- a CDS encoding adenylosuccinate synthase yields MKADLIVGIQWGDEGKGKIVDLLAQKYDIVCRYQGGHNAGHTIVVEGKKIALHLIPSGILNPDAVNIIGNGVVVSPEALLKEMKQFDSLEGRLYVSDKAHMILKYHELIDKAKEKLRGKNAIGTTGRGIGPAYSDKISRVGHRLGELKDVDTLLEKIVSYFDSNRAIFDVLEIKLPDIDELKNELCEYKEKLAPYLADTTEYIWEAIENNKRILLEGAQGTMLDIDHGTYPYVTSSNTIAAGACTGLGLSPRDIAKVTGIAKAYCTRVGNGPFPTEDFTDEGQKLRDQGHEYGTTTGRPRRCGWFDAVAARYACRLNGCDELSIMKLDVLDGFDKIKICVAYEYKGEKIDYVPFDLENVTPVYEEFEGWKSVEGIRKFEELPESAKRYIKVIEDLTKTKVGMVSTSPDREDTIIM; encoded by the coding sequence ATGAAGGCGGATTTGATAGTTGGAATACAGTGGGGAGACGAAGGAAAAGGAAAAATTGTAGACCTTTTGGCACAAAAGTATGATATTGTCTGCAGATACCAGGGAGGGCACAATGCCGGCCATACGATAGTGGTGGAAGGTAAAAAGATAGCACTACATCTTATTCCTTCCGGTATTTTGAACCCTGATGCTGTAAATATTATAGGAAACGGGGTGGTTGTCAGTCCCGAGGCACTCCTTAAAGAGATGAAACAGTTTGATTCTCTTGAGGGAAGACTCTATGTGAGTGACAAGGCCCACATGATTTTAAAATATCATGAACTAATTGATAAGGCAAAAGAGAAACTAAGAGGGAAAAACGCTATCGGTACAACAGGCAGAGGCATCGGACCGGCATACAGTGACAAAATAAGCAGAGTCGGTCACAGACTGGGAGAACTCAAAGATGTAGATACACTACTGGAAAAGATTGTTTCATATTTTGATTCCAACAGAGCGATATTTGATGTATTGGAGATAAAGCTGCCTGATATAGATGAACTGAAAAACGAACTTTGCGAGTATAAGGAGAAACTTGCTCCTTATTTGGCGGATACTACGGAATATATATGGGAAGCGATAGAGAACAACAAAAGAATTTTGCTTGAAGGTGCACAGGGTACCATGCTAGATATCGACCACGGCACCTACCCTTATGTTACAAGCTCGAATACAATTGCTGCCGGAGCGTGTACGGGACTTGGACTCTCTCCCAGGGATATTGCCAAAGTTACCGGCATAGCCAAAGCGTACTGCACAAGAGTCGGGAACGGTCCTTTTCCAACGGAAGATTTTACAGACGAGGGTCAGAAACTCAGAGACCAGGGACATGAGTACGGTACAACCACAGGCAGGCCGAGAAGGTGCGGATGGTTTGATGCTGTTGCCGCAAGATACGCCTGCAGACTCAACGGATGCGACGAGCTTTCTATTATGAAGCTGGATGTACTTGACGGATTTGATAAAATAAAAATATGTGTTGCCTACGAATATAAAGGAGAAAAGATAGATTATGTACCTTTTGACCTTGAAAACGTAACCCCTGTATATGAAGAGTTTGAAGGGTGGAAGAGTGTGGAAGGCATACGAAAGTTTGAAGAGCTTCCCGAAAGTGCCAAAAGATATATTAAAGTTATTGAAGATTTGACAAAAACAAAAGTAGGAATGGTGTCTACCAGTCCGGACAGAGAAGATACGATTATTATGTAA
- a CDS encoding ATP phosphoribosyltransferase regulatory subunit, protein MVYEHEIPRGARLYFGANAKLKREIEKRASDILYMHGYEEIATPLFSYHQHLSVEDQSELIRVSDEKNRNVTLRADSTIDVVRLITKRLGRSTTHKKWFYIQPVYRYPTSEYYQIGAEFIGSSKTAEVLKTALEIFEKLDIKPLLQLSNIKIPKILSENYGVSLDVLKNVNIEMLLEAPMPWLQKLLYLKRPEQISEISGEVPEEIENELLKIKELADSFAYDNIIVAPLYYAKMRYYDDLFFRFIDKNSTLAMGGEYESENIEAAGFALYTDNLIEILEKKGF, encoded by the coding sequence ATGGTTTATGAACATGAGATACCAAGAGGCGCAAGACTCTATTTCGGTGCGAATGCAAAACTGAAAAGAGAGATAGAAAAAAGAGCAAGCGATATTCTTTATATGCATGGATATGAAGAGATAGCAACACCTCTTTTTTCTTATCATCAGCATCTAAGCGTAGAAGATCAGAGCGAGCTTATACGAGTCAGCGATGAGAAAAACAGGAACGTAACTTTAAGAGCCGACAGCACTATAGATGTTGTAAGGCTTATAACAAAAAGGCTCGGAAGAAGTACTACGCATAAAAAGTGGTTTTATATACAGCCGGTATACAGATATCCTACAAGCGAATATTATCAGATTGGAGCAGAGTTTATCGGAAGTTCCAAAACCGCAGAAGTTCTGAAAACCGCGCTGGAGATTTTCGAAAAACTGGATATAAAACCTCTCCTGCAGCTTTCAAATATAAAGATACCGAAAATTCTTTCCGAAAATTACGGAGTTTCATTGGATGTTCTCAAAAACGTCAATATAGAGATGCTGCTTGAAGCCCCAATGCCATGGCTGCAGAAGTTGCTTTATCTGAAAAGACCGGAGCAGATATCTGAGATTTCAGGTGAGGTTCCCGAAGAGATAGAGAATGAGCTTCTGAAAATCAAAGAGCTTGCGGATAGTTTTGCATATGACAATATTATCGTAGCACCTTTGTACTATGCGAAAATGAGATATTATGATGATCTTTTTTTCAGATTTATAGATAAAAACTCCACTCTTGCCATGGGAGGAGAGTATGAGAGTGAAAATATTGAAGCTGCAGGTTTTGCGCTATATACCGACAACCTGATAGAAATTTTAGAGAAAAAAGGCTTTTGA
- a CDS encoding pyridoxal-phosphate-dependent aminotransferase family protein — MLLFTPGPTPVPEHVRIAMAQKTIHHRTPEFTEIFKDTRERLLNLFGTEECVILASTGTGAMESTVINLCQKKALVINAGKFGGRFAKIARAYNIPVTELCYEWDTPADVDEVIEAIKSDEDIDALFIQICESAGGLRHPVEEIAKEAKKIRDITIVADGITAVGVEPIDVSDIDALIAGSQKALMLPPGLAMVGLSAKAVEKIGNGRGYYFNLASEISKQRTGTTAYTAATTLIIGLGEILKTIEKAGLDNLYRVTAKRAEATREALRAIGLKIYPKTPANAMTAIIDENSEDIRKILKTEFGVNIAGGQDHLKGKIFRINHMGLIEHYEAAWVVNSIELALERIGRRVYDGTANAVFNKIYFG; from the coding sequence ATGCTTCTTTTTACACCCGGTCCCACACCTGTTCCGGAACATGTCAGAATAGCAATGGCTCAGAAAACCATACATCATAGAACCCCTGAATTTACGGAAATTTTTAAAGATACAAGAGAGAGACTTTTAAACCTTTTTGGCACCGAAGAGTGTGTTATTCTTGCTTCAACAGGCACCGGCGCTATGGAAAGCACCGTTATAAATCTTTGCCAAAAAAAGGCTTTGGTCATAAATGCCGGAAAATTCGGCGGAAGGTTTGCAAAAATAGCCAGGGCATATAATATTCCCGTAACGGAGCTCTGCTATGAGTGGGATACGCCGGCAGATGTAGATGAGGTAATTGAAGCGATAAAGAGTGATGAGGATATAGATGCGCTTTTTATTCAGATATGCGAAAGTGCTGGAGGACTCAGGCATCCGGTTGAAGAGATAGCAAAAGAGGCGAAAAAAATAAGAGATATTACGATAGTTGCAGACGGTATAACGGCTGTGGGAGTGGAGCCTATAGATGTAAGTGACATCGATGCTTTGATAGCAGGAAGCCAAAAAGCGCTTATGCTTCCACCCGGTCTTGCCATGGTTGGGCTCAGCGCTAAGGCCGTGGAAAAGATAGGCAATGGCAGAGGCTACTATTTCAATCTGGCAAGCGAAATATCAAAACAGAGAACCGGTACTACTGCATATACGGCAGCTACTACTCTCATAATAGGCCTTGGTGAAATTCTGAAAACTATTGAGAAAGCAGGGCTTGATAACCTTTATAGGGTGACTGCAAAAAGAGCAGAAGCTACAAGAGAAGCATTAAGAGCGATAGGACTCAAAATATATCCCAAAACACCGGCAAATGCTATGACAGCCATTATAGACGAAAATAGCGAAGATATAAGAAAAATTTTAAAAACAGAGTTTGGAGTGAATATTGCCGGGGGTCAGGACCATCTAAAGGGAAAAATTTTCAGAATCAATCATATGGGGCTTATAGAGCATTATGAAGCCGCATGGGTTGTAAATAGCATAGAGCTTGCTCTTGAGAGGATAGGTCGAAGAGTTTACGACGGAACGGCTAATGCTGTTTTCAATAAAATATATTTTGGATAG
- a CDS encoding Hsp20/alpha crystallin family protein — MLPIIDPFKELRDIERRIASMLELEKGTVPSTSGATVWAPAVNEKEDEKAYYVEVDLPGVKKEDIHVDVKDNVLSISGERKFKKEEKDKGYVRTESFFGKFERKFTLPNDADVEHIEAKTEDGVLHITIPKVAEKEGSKKIEVK; from the coding sequence ATGTTGCCAATCATCGATCCGTTCAAAGAACTCAGAGATATCGAAAGAAGAATAGCAAGTATGCTGGAACTTGAAAAGGGTACAGTACCATCCACTTCAGGCGCTACCGTTTGGGCTCCGGCTGTTAATGAAAAAGAGGATGAAAAGGCGTATTATGTTGAGGTAGACCTTCCCGGTGTCAAAAAAGAAGATATTCATGTTGATGTAAAAGATAATGTCCTCTCTATTTCAGGTGAAAGAAAGTTCAAAAAAGAGGAAAAAGATAAAGGCTATGTGAGGACAGAGAGCTTTTTCGGAAAATTTGAAAGAAAATTTACGCTACCAAACGATGCAGACGTAGAACACATAGAGGCAAAAACTGAAGACGGTGTTTTGCATATAACAATTCCAAAAGTTGCAGAAAAAGAAGGCTCCAAAAAAATCGAAGTAAAATAA